A region of Chloracidobacterium sp. DNA encodes the following proteins:
- a CDS encoding tetratricopeptide repeat protein, whose translation MFRKSYLYLVLAAAIALTAQMSAYSQTTELSGTVVLQKADKTTEPVSSAAIDVYRTDMKGRFPSSKTQKNGEFRFIGVPYGAEYVLSISAPNCEPILFSVKAGQEKLVITMYPGDGRKFTEAEARQGAAASKPGDAGSEISEEERKAQAELAKKNEEINAKNEKTKNADAIATRANKEGYTALKADPPNFDLAISKFSEGIEAVPDYVDSTPIMLNGKIEALKGKGHLIYKEGTATADRDLRRAKWDEANKSYDEGLEGFQRAIALLKTAAPTTDTVLSKRRETVRLSLYTVATEIHRLKAVTGVDVTKTAEASAIVTEYIALEPDLGKKLEAQMVLGNIMLRTGDFEKAVQAYRQVLTAKPDHAEATGQLGLSLFGLASLTEPTNKEMEQEGLNYMQKYTEMSPVSPTDTLAVKELKESIKQTVDYLKTQKMAPQKVPSTPKKKN comes from the coding sequence ATGTTTCGAAAATCGTATTTATATCTAGTTCTCGCTGCGGCGATCGCGTTAACCGCTCAAATGAGCGCATACTCGCAAACTACGGAGCTCAGTGGAACCGTTGTTCTGCAAAAAGCAGACAAAACGACCGAACCAGTCTCGTCGGCCGCGATCGATGTCTATCGCACGGACATGAAAGGCCGTTTTCCGTCTTCCAAGACCCAGAAAAATGGCGAATTCCGTTTTATAGGTGTGCCATACGGAGCGGAGTATGTACTTTCCATAAGCGCTCCCAATTGTGAGCCGATACTGTTTTCTGTGAAAGCAGGCCAGGAAAAGCTGGTTATAACTATGTATCCCGGCGATGGAAGAAAATTTACCGAGGCCGAAGCTCGACAGGGTGCAGCAGCTTCTAAACCGGGCGATGCCGGTTCTGAAATTAGCGAGGAGGAAAGAAAGGCTCAGGCAGAACTTGCGAAGAAAAACGAGGAGATCAACGCTAAGAACGAAAAGACCAAAAATGCCGACGCGATCGCAACCAGAGCTAATAAGGAAGGCTACACCGCTCTAAAAGCAGACCCGCCTAACTTCGATCTGGCGATCTCGAAATTCAGCGAAGGCATCGAAGCTGTTCCGGATTATGTCGACAGCACGCCGATAATGCTCAACGGCAAAATAGAGGCATTAAAAGGAAAGGGCCATCTTATTTACAAAGAAGGCACAGCCACCGCAGACAGGGATCTCAGAAGGGCGAAATGGGATGAAGCAAATAAGTCTTATGATGAGGGCCTGGAGGGATTTCAGCGAGCGATCGCCTTGCTTAAGACCGCTGCACCGACAACTGATACAGTTTTGTCAAAACGAAGGGAAACTGTAAGGTTAAGCCTCTATACGGTCGCTACAGAAATTCACCGTTTGAAGGCGGTGACAGGTGTTGATGTGACAAAAACCGCCGAAGCTAGCGCAATTGTCACCGAATACATCGCTTTGGAACCCGACCTTGGAAAAAAACTCGAAGCCCAAATGGTGCTCGGAAATATAATGTTGAGGACTGGTGATTTTGAAAAAGCAGTACAAGCATACCGCCAGGTCCTTACCGCCAAACCGGACCACGCTGAGGCAACAGGTCAACTGGGACTTTCACTTTTTGGACTGGCTTCGTTAACCGAGCCGACAAACAAGGAGATGGAACAGGAAGGGCTCAATTACATGCAGAAATACACCGAAATGTCTCCCGTTTCACCCACAGATACACTGGCGGTGAAGGAACTAAAGGAAAGCATTAAGCAAACTGTGGATTACCTCAAAACACAAAAAATGGCTCCCCAAAAAGTGCCTTCGACGCCGAAGAAAAAGAATTGA
- a CDS encoding PaaI family thioesterase → MTNNLSLQQEYSPSSICFGCGPANDKGLHINSFPDGDEVVATWHAEPHHQAFPGMLNGGIIGALLDCHSNWAATYFLMKRDGKDKPDCTVTAEFHVKLLRPTPVDDPITLKARVVDSSEDRATVEAELIAGGKVCDTCRGVFVAVKEGHPAYHRW, encoded by the coding sequence ATGACAAATAATCTTTCGCTCCAGCAAGAATATTCGCCTTCGAGCATATGTTTCGGTTGCGGACCTGCTAACGATAAAGGCCTGCACATAAATAGTTTCCCAGATGGCGACGAAGTGGTTGCAACGTGGCATGCCGAGCCGCACCATCAGGCATTTCCGGGCATGTTGAACGGCGGTATTATCGGAGCTTTGCTTGATTGTCATTCAAATTGGGCTGCAACATATTTTTTGATGAAACGTGATGGCAAAGATAAACCCGACTGCACGGTGACGGCAGAGTTTCATGTGAAACTGCTGCGTCCAACTCCGGTTGATGACCCGATCACGCTAAAGGCGCGTGTTGTTGATTCAAGTGAGGACAGAGCGACCGTAGAGGCAGAATTGATCGCCGGAGGAAAAGTTTGCGATACATGCCGAGGTGTTTTCGTCGCCGTCAAAGAAGGCCATCCTGCTTATCATCGTTGGTAA
- a CDS encoding YceH family protein, whose product MLEILTEIEARILGSLVEKQLTTPEYYPLTLNALVNACNQKNNRDPVVSYDESAVNNTIENLRDRNLVYVFYGSTSRVPKYKHMLPSVYELDEPATAIISELLLRGPQTLGELRGHCERLYSFSSLGEVQESLDGLMRRDDPYVVRLPVQPGRKEARFAHLLSGEIDIEALATAAPATRAARSSVDVERIEKLEEEVTNLRSEVEAIKQTFEEFKKQFE is encoded by the coding sequence ATGCTTGAAATACTCACTGAAATCGAAGCCCGCATCTTAGGCTCACTTGTCGAAAAGCAATTGACGACGCCGGAATATTATCCGCTGACGCTAAACGCGCTTGTTAACGCTTGTAATCAAAAGAACAATCGTGATCCTGTGGTTTCATATGATGAGAGTGCTGTAAACAACACGATCGAGAATTTACGCGACCGAAATCTCGTGTATGTTTTTTACGGCAGCACTAGTCGCGTGCCGAAATACAAACATATGCTGCCGAGTGTTTATGAGCTAGACGAACCGGCGACTGCGATCATTTCGGAATTGCTGCTGCGTGGGCCGCAGACGCTTGGCGAACTTCGCGGACACTGCGAAAGGCTCTATTCATTTTCTAGCCTTGGTGAGGTTCAAGAATCGCTTGACGGCCTTATGCGGCGTGATGATCCTTATGTCGTCAGGCTTCCGGTTCAACCCGGAAGGAAAGAGGCTCGTTTCGCACATCTGCTTTCCGGCGAGATCGACATCGAGGCTTTGGCAACAGCGGCGCCAGCAACCCGCGCTGCACGCTCTAGCGTAGATGTGGAAAGGATTGAAAAACTTGAGGAAGAGGTGACAAATTTGAGGTCTGAGGTTGAGGCCATCAAGCAAACATTCGAGGAGTTCAAAAAACAATTTGAATAG
- a CDS encoding type II toxin-antitoxin system MqsA family antitoxin, protein MNCDKCRKRGARIIQVSRSYGSGSELLVIENVPVVSCPHCGESYLTATTLRGIDNIKRNRSTVASKRSVPVAAFA, encoded by the coding sequence ATGAATTGCGATAAGTGCAGAAAGAGAGGAGCAAGGATAATCCAAGTTAGCCGCAGTTACGGCAGCGGGAGCGAATTGCTTGTAATCGAAAATGTCCCAGTCGTTTCCTGTCCACACTGTGGTGAAAGCTATCTTACCGCAACCACTCTCCGCGGGATTGATAACATAAAACGTAACCGTTCAACTGTTGCATCGAAACGCTCAGTGCCTGTTGCTGCTTTTGCTTAG
- a CDS encoding L-seryl-tRNA(Sec) selenium transferase → MPSSVKETNSIMRNLPSVDELLRSSIAQDIAGSAGERHAATLCRGVIEQIRLEIGKPSGKEDTKDSLLALSEQRLASEWQTERLSGVSRVINATGVVIHTNLGRAPLSENARRAVTDASGYCTLEYDIQTGKRGRRGRRAESLLAELTGAEDVLIVNNCAAAAFFVLTAFASGGEVVISRGELVEIGGDFRVPDVLKQSRAKLHEVGTTNRTKIADYQEAINAKTRLILRVHPSNYRIVGFTAMPNVGELAELAHSKGILLYEDIGSGALVDMSEFGLGDEPVVARSIADGADIVTFSGDKLLGGPQSGIIAGKSELIARLRKHPLYRALRVDKLAYAALEATLDAYRREAVLDEVPVLKMLSMSKDEIAKRVERFAKQLEEKLNGISDLKFEILDGVSAVGGGAAPNAELHTTLIALSHRKLKPQRLEQLLRKADPPVIARIVDDKVMIDLRTVSDSEETQLLKVFNELR, encoded by the coding sequence ATGCCTTCTTCGGTCAAAGAGACCAATTCGATAATGCGAAATCTGCCGTCGGTTGATGAGCTGCTTCGGTCGTCTATTGCTCAGGACATCGCGGGATCTGCGGGCGAACGCCATGCGGCGACACTTTGTCGCGGTGTGATAGAACAGATAAGGCTCGAGATCGGCAAACCTTCGGGTAAAGAAGATACAAAAGACAGCCTCTTGGCGTTGTCGGAACAGCGTTTGGCAAGCGAATGGCAGACGGAACGTTTGAGCGGCGTTAGTAGAGTAATTAACGCGACAGGCGTCGTCATACACACAAATCTTGGACGTGCACCTTTGTCGGAAAATGCTCGTCGGGCTGTTACCGATGCTTCGGGCTATTGCACTCTCGAATATGACATCCAAACCGGAAAGCGAGGCCGCCGTGGGCGTCGAGCGGAGAGTTTGCTTGCGGAATTGACCGGTGCCGAGGATGTTTTGATCGTCAACAACTGTGCGGCAGCGGCGTTCTTTGTGCTGACGGCATTCGCCTCGGGCGGCGAGGTCGTCATCTCACGCGGCGAGCTTGTTGAGATCGGCGGCGACTTTAGAGTGCCTGATGTTTTGAAGCAATCACGAGCAAAGCTGCACGAAGTCGGAACCACCAACCGCACCAAGATCGCCGATTACCAAGAAGCAATAAACGCCAAAACGCGGTTGATATTGCGTGTGCATCCGTCGAACTACAGGATCGTTGGTTTTACGGCGATGCCTAACGTGGGCGAGCTTGCCGAGCTTGCACACAGTAAGGGAATTTTGCTTTACGAGGACATCGGTTCGGGTGCTTTGGTAGATATGAGCGAATTTGGGCTAGGCGACGAACCTGTTGTTGCCCGTTCCATTGCAGACGGTGCCGACATAGTCACTTTCAGCGGAGACAAGCTGCTCGGCGGGCCGCAGTCGGGAATTATTGCAGGTAAGAGTGAGCTTATCGCTCGTTTAAGAAAGCATCCGCTCTATAGGGCTTTGAGAGTGGATAAATTGGCATATGCCGCCCTCGAAGCGACGCTCGATGCCTATCGCCGTGAAGCTGTTTTAGACGAAGTTCCCGTCCTGAAAATGCTCTCGATGAGCAAAGACGAGATCGCAAAGCGTGTCGAGCGGTTTGCAAAACAACTCGAAGAAAAACTCAACGGAATTTCAGATCTGAAATTTGAGATTTTAGACGGAGTGTCTGCCGTTGGAGGCGGAGCAGCTCCAAACGCAGAACTGCATACAACCCTTATCGCTCTGTCACATCGGAAGCTGAAACCGCAGAGGCTGGAACAACTATTAAGAAAAGCCGATCCTCCGGTCATCGCTCGGATCGTTGACGACAAAGTGATGATCGACTTAAGAACGGTTTCAGACTCAGAGGAAACACAATTATTAAAAGTATTCAATGAATTGCGATAA
- a CDS encoding carbon starvation protein A produces MLTIIAIAVIVWLVFGYFAYGRWVVRQFNLDDNRTTPANAVNDGEDYVPTQPFYLFGQHFSAIAAAGPIAGPIIACLTFGWLPCLLWIALGVVLIGAVHDFSALASSVRHGAQSIAEITRERLGGAAGRALMVFIWIALVYVAVAFTDITAGTFVSGDESLLGETSFNPGGAVAMASVLYLGLSIVLGLTERFLKPPLWLATIIFVPATFALSYLGTQFSHVLIFSHQTWAILIMLYCVVASMLPVWALLQPRGYLGGFVLYAAIAVGVIGIFFGGYTIQQPAFKSFDVGGMTGMLFPFLFVTIACGACSGFHGLVCSGTTSKQIDKESHTRPIGYGGMLAEGFVAFIALVTVMIAFGDSLVGPDGKNLPAGKIYGNGIGNFLSLIIGKENLKFAVTFGAMAFSTFVFDTLDVTMRLGRYLVQELLGIPGHLGALIGTLVTVSLPLALIFLAKPGSYIEFWSLFGASNQLLAALTLLSITVWLYKARKRIAFTLLPMLFVLVITLWALGAMVIGNFQMSSGFDIKLINGIMSLALIGLAIFLVINGIVRIRSEPNLKAVSD; encoded by the coding sequence ATGCTTACGATAATTGCCATTGCGGTGATCGTCTGGCTCGTATTTGGCTATTTTGCTTACGGGCGATGGGTGGTGCGACAGTTCAATCTGGATGACAACCGCACCACACCGGCCAATGCTGTAAATGACGGCGAAGATTATGTGCCGACGCAGCCATTCTATCTTTTCGGACAGCATTTTTCGGCGATCGCGGCAGCGGGGCCAATAGCAGGGCCGATAATAGCGTGTCTTACGTTCGGCTGGCTGCCATGCCTGCTTTGGATAGCTCTTGGCGTGGTGCTGATAGGTGCGGTGCACGATTTTAGTGCGCTTGCATCGTCGGTTCGCCATGGAGCACAAAGCATTGCCGAGATCACACGCGAACGATTGGGCGGTGCTGCGGGACGGGCGTTGATGGTCTTTATTTGGATCGCACTTGTTTATGTAGCAGTCGCTTTCACCGACATTACGGCAGGAACATTCGTCTCGGGTGACGAATCGCTCCTTGGCGAAACGAGTTTTAATCCCGGCGGAGCAGTTGCGATGGCAAGCGTACTCTACCTTGGCCTTTCGATAGTCCTTGGCCTCACCGAACGCTTTCTCAAACCGCCGCTTTGGCTTGCGACAATTATTTTTGTCCCAGCAACATTTGCTCTCTCTTATCTGGGCACTCAGTTCTCGCATGTGTTGATATTCAGCCACCAAACGTGGGCGATTTTGATAATGCTTTACTGCGTTGTTGCATCGATGCTGCCAGTCTGGGCGTTGCTGCAGCCACGCGGATATCTCGGCGGATTCGTGCTCTATGCGGCGATCGCGGTCGGCGTGATAGGTATATTTTTTGGCGGTTACACGATTCAGCAACCGGCGTTCAAATCTTTCGACGTCGGTGGGATGACGGGAATGCTATTCCCGTTTCTTTTCGTGACGATCGCGTGCGGAGCGTGTTCCGGTTTTCACGGCCTGGTTTGCTCGGGCACTACATCGAAACAGATCGACAAGGAATCACACACTCGTCCCATCGGCTATGGCGGGATGCTTGCCGAGGGCTTTGTCGCGTTTATAGCGCTAGTCACAGTAATGATCGCTTTTGGAGATTCGCTTGTCGGTCCTGACGGCAAGAATCTGCCTGCGGGAAAGATTTACGGCAACGGCATCGGTAATTTTTTGTCGCTTATTATTGGGAAAGAAAATCTGAAATTTGCCGTTACATTTGGAGCGATGGCTTTCTCAACCTTTGTCTTCGACACACTTGATGTGACGATGCGTCTTGGTCGTTATCTGGTTCAGGAACTGCTCGGCATACCGGGACATTTGGGCGCCTTGATAGGAACCCTTGTTACCGTTTCATTACCACTTGCTCTGATCTTTCTCGCAAAACCAGGAAGCTATATTGAATTTTGGTCGCTGTTTGGCGCATCAAATCAACTGCTTGCAGCACTAACCTTATTGTCGATAACGGTTTGGCTTTACAAAGCAAGAAAGCGAATCGCGTTTACGCTTCTGCCGATGCTTTTTGTGTTGGTTATTACGCTGTGGGCACTCGGCGCGATGGTGATAGGCAATTTTCAGATGTCGTCGGGTTTTGACATCAAGTTGATTAACGGCATTATGTCGCTGGCACTGATCGGGCTCGCGATCTTTTTGGTTATAAATGGAATTGTTAGGATACGAAGCGAACCAAATCTTAAGGCTGTTTCGGACTGA
- a CDS encoding transposase, with protein sequence MSVVSGVAVCNSDTLNTNVLSKLDPIRLCRHDERKGLPFRQIFPKLSRGYASVMPQVSFNTPFYFFTSVTHHRLPIFCTDKMKDVLCRAFDEARVSSGMLFFAYVVMPDHFHFITDSKRSPSDSLRYLNGVTARRVIDYLKDNNYSSSLDKLRQEKKKDGYQYSVWEHHSDKFLLTSESLLMQKINYINQNPVADGLVEIAEDYRYSSARIWRGAPLEDEPLAMNIDQIKWRTG encoded by the coding sequence GTGTCAGTTGTGTCAGGCGTTGCGGTCTGCAACAGTGACACACTTAACACAAACGTTCTTTCAAAACTCGATCCTATACGGCTCTGCCGTCATGATGAGCGGAAAGGCTTGCCTTTCCGGCAGATTTTCCCTAAATTATCCAGAGGCTATGCCTCTGTTATGCCTCAAGTCTCATTCAACACTCCCTTTTATTTTTTCACGTCGGTGACTCACCACCGCTTACCTATATTTTGTACCGATAAGATGAAGGATGTTCTTTGTAGAGCATTTGATGAGGCTCGTGTTTCATCGGGAATGCTCTTCTTCGCGTATGTAGTTATGCCTGATCATTTTCATTTCATAACTGACAGTAAGCGTTCACCTTCAGACTCGCTGCGTTACTTGAACGGTGTCACGGCAAGGCGAGTGATCGACTACTTGAAAGACAATAACTACTCTTCTTCTCTAGATAAACTAAGACAAGAAAAAAAGAAAGATGGATATCAATACTCGGTATGGGAACACCACTCTGACAAATTTCTGTTGACCAGCGAATCGCTGTTAATGCAAAAAATAAATTACATCAATCAAAACCCGGTCGCGGATGGTTTAGTAGAGATAGCCGAGGACTATAGATACTCGAGTGCCAGGATATGGCGTGGAGCTCCGTTAGAAGATGAACCATTGGCCATGAACATTGATCAGATCAAATGGCGAACCGGTTAA
- a CDS encoding GNAT family N-acetyltransferase, with protein MIRKICPEDLPTVLELLRELAAYEDLISYCTVTEERLHTAMFGADPVVKGLIAFDDEAAIGYALYYPNFSSFRGERGFHLDDIYVKKEYRGKGIGEAVLKEIARDAASKGFERIDFQVLDWNTPSIEFYKKLGAVSNDEETHFKFAGDAFEKLAG; from the coding sequence GTGATCAGAAAAATATGCCCGGAAGACCTGCCGACTGTTTTAGAACTACTGCGCGAACTTGCGGCGTATGAAGATCTGATCTCGTATTGCACCGTAACCGAAGAGCGTCTGCATACTGCAATGTTTGGAGCAGATCCTGTCGTCAAAGGATTGATCGCTTTTGATGATGAAGCGGCGATTGGCTATGCACTTTACTATCCAAACTTTTCGAGCTTTCGAGGCGAACGCGGCTTTCATCTCGACGATATTTATGTGAAGAAGGAATATCGCGGAAAAGGTATAGGAGAGGCAGTGCTCAAAGAGATCGCACGCGATGCGGCTTCAAAAGGATTTGAGCGGATCGACTTTCAGGTTCTGGACTGGAATACACCTTCGATCGAATTTTATAAGAAGCTAGGTGCGGTTTCTAACGATGAGGAGACACATTTCAAGTTTGCGGGAGATGCATTTGAGAAATTGGCGGGATAA
- the aspS gene encoding aspartate--tRNA ligase: MLDVLGNLERSHTCGELRETQVGTQVVLMGWVAKKRDFGVFTFIDLRDRDGVTQVVVSAETAAEAHAKAKNLRGEFVIAVKGEVVRRDEGAKNAKLPTGEIEVKVSEILILNDANVLPFQLEVAGSENLAAEDTRLKYRYLDLRRPQLQHNIRTRAKAVASIREYFDERGFIEIETPILLKSTPEGARDFIVPSRIHSGKFFALPQSPQILKQLTMISGFDKYYQIARCFRDEDLRADRQPEFTQLDMEMSFANQEMAYREIQGMFNHVFKLIDVELPAEWPRMTHAEAMQRYGSDKPDLRFEMELVDLSEELRDTDFAPFADTLKANGQIKCIVVKGKADYSRKQLDELQEFVKRYGASALAWIKVCDETTSSLLKIMGAPKIGELVAAAGAHKDDLVLIVAGKRSVVAASLGALRNEIARNENLIDRSAYKPLIVTEFPMFEHDEENDAYIAAHHPFTSPMDEDLEMFKTAVNDPSQHHLLGQVRAKAYDAVINGYECAGGSIRIHQKEIQALNFKALGLSPEKARERFGFFLDALEYGTPPHGGFAAGIERTCMILCGTENIRDVMAFPKTASAQDLMMDSPGEVDVSQLKELGIEVTD; this comes from the coding sequence GAAAAAGCGTGATTTTGGTGTCTTTACTTTCATCGATCTGCGTGACCGCGACGGTGTAACGCAGGTTGTAGTGAGCGCCGAGACCGCCGCCGAGGCTCATGCTAAGGCAAAGAACCTGCGCGGCGAATTCGTGATCGCCGTGAAAGGCGAGGTCGTCCGGCGTGACGAAGGTGCTAAGAACGCTAAGCTGCCGACTGGCGAGATCGAGGTGAAAGTCAGCGAAATTCTCATTCTGAACGATGCCAATGTTCTTCCATTTCAACTCGAGGTGGCTGGCAGTGAGAATCTCGCCGCTGAGGACACTCGTTTGAAATACCGCTATCTTGACCTCAGAAGGCCACAGTTGCAGCACAATATTCGCACTCGTGCTAAGGCAGTTGCGTCGATACGCGAGTATTTTGACGAACGCGGCTTTATCGAGATCGAAACACCTATATTGCTCAAATCAACGCCGGAGGGCGCGAGAGATTTTATTGTTCCGTCGCGTATTCACTCTGGTAAGTTCTTTGCGTTGCCACAATCACCTCAGATACTCAAACAACTGACGATGATCTCGGGTTTTGACAAGTATTATCAGATCGCTCGTTGTTTTCGCGACGAAGACCTCAGGGCCGACCGCCAACCGGAATTTACGCAGCTCGATATGGAGATGTCGTTTGCAAACCAGGAAATGGCATATCGCGAAATACAGGGCATGTTCAACCATGTCTTTAAGCTGATCGATGTCGAATTGCCCGCCGAGTGGCCGCGAATGACGCACGCCGAGGCAATGCAGCGATACGGCAGCGACAAGCCTGATCTGCGTTTTGAGATGGAGTTGGTCGACCTGAGTGAAGAGCTTAGAGATACGGATTTTGCACCGTTTGCAGACACGCTTAAGGCGAATGGCCAGATCAAGTGCATTGTCGTCAAAGGCAAGGCAGATTACTCGCGAAAACAGCTCGACGAGCTGCAGGAATTCGTGAAACGTTACGGAGCAAGCGCACTTGCTTGGATCAAAGTTTGTGACGAAACCACCTCATCGCTACTCAAGATCATGGGAGCTCCAAAGATCGGTGAGTTGGTTGCTGCTGCGGGAGCACACAAAGACGATTTGGTGCTGATCGTAGCCGGGAAAAGATCTGTCGTCGCTGCATCTCTTGGCGCATTGCGAAATGAGATCGCCCGTAACGAAAATCTTATTGATCGCAGCGCGTACAAACCGCTGATCGTCACAGAGTTTCCAATGTTTGAGCACGATGAAGAAAATGATGCTTATATTGCTGCACATCATCCCTTCACGTCGCCGATGGACGAAGATCTCGAAATGTTTAAGACGGCGGTCAACGACCCCTCACAGCATCATTTGCTTGGACAGGTTAGGGCAAAGGCATACGACGCCGTCATAAACGGTTATGAATGTGCGGGCGGTTCGATCCGAATTCACCAGAAAGAAATACAGGCTTTGAATTTCAAGGCCCTTGGGTTATCACCGGAAAAGGCACGCGAGCGATTTGGTTTTTTCCTTGACGCATTGGAATATGGCACGCCGCCGCATGGAGGTTTCGCAGCCGGTATCGAGCGAACGTGCATGATACTATGCGGTACCGAGAATATTCGCGACGTAATGGCATTTCCAAAAACCGCATCTGCACAAGACCTGATGATGGATTCACCTGGTGAGGTTGATGTTTCACAGTTAAAAGAATTAGGGATCGAGGTTACCGATTGA
- the serC gene encoding 3-phosphoserine/phosphohydroxythreonine transaminase, whose translation MTQKVYNFSAGPAVMPVTVLEKAQSEILSLSGIGMSVMEISHRSKAFAPILAAAESGLRELLNVPDNYKILFLQGGATQQFSMIPMNFLGKDETADYVITGAWGKKALKEAKRCGNAVTIFSTADEGFKSVPEQAELNFSPGAKYVHYTSNETIEGVEFKYELEGSGIPVVCDASSNILSKPLDIEKYALIYAGAQKNIGPSGVTVVIIRDDLLAAVPENQHSILDYRLIAENDSMLNTPNTWGIYLISLVCEWLKGQGGLSAMETKNEEKAAILYDAIDASDGYYTGHADLSARSLMNVTFRLPSEDLEKQFCSEATALGLDGLKGHRSVGGIRASIYNAFPKAGVEALVDFMHEFTRKNG comes from the coding sequence ATGACTCAGAAAGTTTACAATTTTAGTGCCGGTCCGGCTGTGATGCCGGTTACGGTTTTGGAAAAGGCACAGAGCGAGATACTTTCGCTCAGCGGCATCGGAATGAGCGTAATGGAGATCAGCCACCGCTCAAAGGCATTTGCTCCTATTCTGGCTGCAGCAGAAAGCGGCCTGCGTGAACTGCTTAATGTTCCCGACAATTACAAGATCTTGTTCTTACAAGGCGGTGCAACTCAGCAGTTCTCGATGATACCGATGAACTTTCTCGGTAAAGACGAGACTGCCGACTATGTCATCACCGGTGCTTGGGGTAAAAAGGCCCTGAAAGAAGCTAAACGCTGCGGCAATGCTGTAACGATCTTTTCGACAGCTGACGAAGGTTTCAAATCCGTGCCGGAACAGGCCGAGCTGAACTTTAGTCCTGGTGCAAAGTACGTTCATTACACGTCGAACGAGACGATCGAAGGTGTCGAGTTCAAATACGAGCTTGAAGGCAGCGGTATTCCGGTCGTATGCGATGCGTCGTCAAATATTCTGTCTAAACCGCTCGACATCGAAAAATATGCATTGATCTACGCCGGTGCTCAAAAGAACATCGGCCCGAGCGGCGTGACCGTTGTCATCATCCGCGATGACCTGTTGGCTGCTGTTCCCGAAAATCAGCATTCTATCCTCGATTACCGCCTGATCGCTGAAAACGATTCGATGCTGAATACGCCGAACACTTGGGGCATATATCTCATCAGCCTCGTTTGCGAATGGCTCAAAGGCCAAGGCGGTTTGTCGGCTATGGAAACAAAGAACGAAGAGAAAGCTGCGATCCTTTACGATGCTATCGATGCGAGCGACGGTTATTACACCGGACACGCCGATCTATCTGCTCGTTCGTTGATGAACGTCACATTCCGCCTTCCATCCGAAGATCTCGAAAAGCAATTCTGCTCAGAAGCTACTGCTCTCGGCCTTGACGGTCTAAAAGGCCATCGTTCGGTTGGCGGTATCAGAGCGTCGATCTACAACGCCTTTCCTAAAGCAGGTGTCGAGGCTCTCGTCGATTTCATGCATGAATTTACCCGTAAGAACGGTTAG